Below is a window of Perca fluviatilis chromosome 14, GENO_Pfluv_1.0, whole genome shotgun sequence DNA.
AGTAGAGATTAGCAATGTTGTGTATAGTTATAAACAATTGTATAACTTTAAAGTAATCTGTTTTTTGGTCACTGGGGCTACAACCTACAATACAGTTAGGCAATCACTACCAAAATTATATTTacctacatatttttttcctgaTGCAATGCAGAACAGTAAATGTAACgttaatttcatatttttattttttgcatatGACATGTCGTGATATACAATTGTCATTAATAAAGTTCGTATTAATTTCAGCTATATTTTCTCGCATATGTTGTTATCAGTATGATGATAAGAAAATAAGGCAACATGACAATTTAAGAAGGCTAAAGGAAATGTTTTCCTGAAGAATAAGAACATAATACACAACTCAACTAAAAATACTCCAGTAGTCAACCTTATCCAGTGGTGAAAGGGAAAAATGCATTTACGCAAGTACTGTTacaataaaagtcctgcattcaaaatgtaactTACGTAAAAGTACATCACAAAATGTACTTAGAAGTATTGAAAGTAAAAGTGAACATTATGCAGAGAGACCCCTTTCAGAGTGTTACaactattttattcataaaagTGGATTAATATTTAAGGGCAACTTTGAGATAGGATACTGTTACTTTACTTTAGTATTTCTATTTGATGCAACTTTACTCTCCACTACATGCCagaatgtactttttacttaatatatatttatttatttcactattTTTCTTTcgtaaaatatattttgagaTGTATGGTACATTGAggaaaatatgatgcattgttacGACTTATATAAATCCActtttatgaataaaatagttGTAACACTCTGGAAGGGGTCTCTCTGCATAATGTTCACTTTTACTTTCAATACTTCTAAGTACATTTCGGTGATGTACTTTTACGTAagttacattttgaatgcaggacttttattgtAACAGTACTTttgttgctacttttacttaggtTAAAAATGATATACTTCCACCAATACCCTGCACCTTTGCCCTGTAAAGCCACACTATGGAAGTGCATTACTGTTGGTCCCCATACTATCAAGCCTGAATGTAATGTACCCTTGCAACTATTAATGTTGCAAATTATTCTAATATTATTAAAGCACTGAAATGGAGGTTATGTTTTAAGTGTTTCTGTAGGCTTGGCAATATAAGTAGCCATGTGGTAGTGCAATTAAATGCTGTTTTTATTAATTCTAACAGTAACTCATTACAGTAATAAAACataactgtttaaaaaaagctaaTTAATGTGTGTacagttgttttttctttcagtaCCCCTCCAAAATCACACTAGCCACTTTAAAccatatttaaatatttctgatgtctgactttttttcaaattattcatttaTACATTAAAAACTTAAATTGAGGGTCTATTTATTTGTTGCAGCAATATGATAataatttactttaaaaaatgtaattaaaatgaaaattttgTATAGCGAAAAATATAACATTTTTCATAAAACTGTAAAGTGAATGATGAATTATAACCTGACTTTGTGACAATTTTTCAGGAATCATGCTGAATCATGGATTAATGGAAGGGAAGGGACTATTATAACTCTTGTAGTAATCATTATCTAGtcttatttaaaataaacattcatGGTCAGTGACTAAAGGCCAGGAGTGGAGACTGGTAGAAGGTTAAGAATGGAGTGAATATCTGAATCAGGTTAATGGTAATATGACCATAGAAACTTTTGATAATACGATAAGAATCTGAACATCTGCACTGAGATCATCCCTCACGAGTAAGGCAAAATAAAGAAGAAGGCAGGACCACCCATAACGTTTAAGAAGCTGTGAATACGGCATTTAGACTAGCTATGAAGAAATTATAATTTTCAGCATGACACTGTGTGTGCCCTACAAGTTGAGACAGGAGAAATGTGCTTATGTATACACAGAAAACACCTAGTCAAGTATCGGATGAATCTGAAATGATGAAGATAGTCACCCAACCAAAAAGGTTTCTACAGGCAGAAAGGGCGAGAACAGTTTGGGCTGGACAGAAGATGCAGCAGCAAGAGACTTAATTGGGGGTAAATGAAAATGAGGTTTTGTCCAACTGTGATATGGCCTATAATCCCTGTGTGGTTACTGCAAACTGGAAATGGAAGAACATCTTTAAAGAGTGGCAGCATCACTAGGGAGATCATTGTAGGAATTCCAAATCAGGGAGAGCCGGCCAGTTgaaacactttttaattaaatgtaatttacaaAGCGATCGTATCGCACTGAAAGCTAATTATTTTGTCACTCGCAACCTACACCTGTCATCTGTCAAATACAGTTGCATTTTCAGCTTTGAACAAACCCGTTCAGAAGTTATTACAGCAAAAGTGGGGCGTGCGTATTCGTCGCTCTTATAGTCGGGACGACTGAAACATACAGTTTAAGCCATATAAACTTCCAACAACTTCAATATTTTACTACATGTCATGAATGGTACTCCCAAAAGGTGTTATTTTAGATAGATTGTTGCTGGGCTATAGGCCTACGTCTTCGTTAATGCCTGTTAACAACTCTTGCCGTCATCGTGAAGCGTGTATGAAGTGGTAATTGAAATATCATGCACTGTGGATGATTCTGACATTTGTATAGCTAGAACAGTAAGTTTTCCCATTTATATCATGTTTCTACTGTGGAAAATGTCGTTTCACTAGGTTTTTTCGTGCAGTGGCACATCCAAATAAGTGCCCTTAACGACCCACAGCCCGTCATAGGATAACATGGGAAACCTCGAACCCCGGTGGGCccaaatatattttcatcttCTAAAACTGCTTTTCCATGTCTCACCTCCATACATTATTGTATTTAACACAGATATTTGTGCatttacttaaaatacatgGAGTTACAGCCTGGAGATAGACATATAATTATAGCCTGTTTTGCTTTCCATGTAAACAAGCATGTAATATGAAAGTCTGGGATTGTGGAGAACACTAAATGGTCTACTGAATAAGCAAGTTGTCAaacctttaaatgaaaaacactaATAATCGAAAAAATTTAAGCTAGTTACTTTCGACCATCAAAATTCGTGTATCGCCTGTAACTCCGTGATAAAAGGAAATAACAGGAAGATATGTGGCTGATGGGAGGAGGTTAACACATTGGGTTAACATGCTCTATGTTTTGACCTAGTAAGAAAGTCTGTCTGTCATCATTGCACATTCGTCCCGCGTTTCAATCGGATCGGCTCTCCCCCTAGGTgtttaaaaatagaaaagaggagcaataatgaaaatatgtttGGTCAGTTTTCTCAAGAGAACAGGACTGATGGGAACCATGTAATAAACCTGTACACTGTAGGATTTAAATAACTCCATAAGATGGCAGTAATGCAACACTAAGGATGCAAGCTGCCGTTAAACCccaaagaagaggaagaagtcGCTGATCGATCCCTCCATGCTTCTTCCTCCTTCGGTTCCTTCTCATGCCTGTTGGAGGCGGGTTGACGGGTTAAACACGGGGAGTCTCACAGAAAAGCTGTGAGGTAAGAATGTAATAACTGTCATTTAACAAAGCAGCCCTGTTGAAGCTGTAACGTGACGGTCTTGTTCCTCTTGTGAAAACATAGCATGTTCTGCTAGCACCTTTGCTAAGAGGTAACGTTAAATAATTCGagaggtagctaacgttaacaggtTGTCAAATTATAACCATGTTAACCTTACAGCTAACGGTAACTTAGCACTTTTTAACTTGTGTACGACTGTGGTTCTGAAGGAGTTGTTTAACAGCAACACTGACAtcactagctagctaagtttccTGTTGTTTTCTCTCTGTTGTACTGTTAAACATTAGCAACCTAAGGATATATGGGGGTAACGTTAGCAGACAGAGCCCTATCTTGGTAGGTGAGAGAGAAACAGTGTTAACTTTATAGCTATAATATTAAGAAGTTATATGTATCCAGGCCTCGCTGAAATTGAAAATCTATTTTATATGCGTATCCTGGCCAAGATAGCAGCACCACATAGGACATAAATAAAGTATGTAGCCTAACGTTAGTTGTGCATAACATTTTCCCACACCACCGCAGCTCTGTTTCACTAACACGTAATTATTTCCCCAAGATATGGGAAATGAAGACATGTCTGTTCAATAATAGGCATTGAAGAAATAACAGCATGTTATTATTGGCCTTTTAATAAAGTTGGAGGACCCAGAAGAAACCAAATAGAAGAATAAATATGAGAAATTGTTTTGTGTCTAAATCCAAGCTGAAAAGACCAAGTTATCCCCTCTACTATGTGTCAAGCTCCtagttcctacatttcccataatgcaaacAAAAGCAGCTTTCTATTATCACTTATTATCCAAAGCTTGTTAACACAGACTTGTTAATTAACTTGTTACAGATTTGCAGTCTACAAGCCCAAACCAAGGTAACCTTTGATGACAAAGATTCCTCTAGAACCACAGAGACAACTGTTTATCGGCAAAGTAGAACTCCTCATGACCAGTAAATGAAATGGACTGAAATGTATATTCAAAAATCTAGTTCCCCTTTATGAAATATCTAATGAATTTTTCAGTTTGGTCTTTCTGTGACTTTTAAAATCACAATGTGCACATTCTGACACAAAAGAAGTAAAGCCTGATGGATACTGGATCATTTAGCTGGATTACACCAATATCAAAACTGATATTTaggagtttgaaaaaaaaaaatctgataatATATTGGCTCATATAAATTCTTTCTTAAAACACCTTACCTTTTGGCCAATATGATATATCTAAACTCTTGCTATACTGAAGAGACACAGATATTGAATATGATTTGTcgtaattgttttattttagcctTACTTTATTCAGTTACTGCAAAATGAAGTACacttaattatttttgtttgaaatattcCCATAGTTGCCTGAGATTTGTCAGCTAATGTTGTTAACATGAAGCTGTTTGTTTCACAGAGATGAACAGTGAAAACTTCAGCCTGAGTGAGAAGATAGTGTCAACCTCTTACATTCGACAGGGGAGGGAGGCACGTCGTAGCCATGAGCAGCTCATCAGACACTTACTGGAGCAGGTAAGCAGCAGTGTACAGCTGTTGTACAGCAGCAGCTGTTTACCTAAGGTCACTGCAGATTAGAGCACGaagataaaggatttttaaggctgatatcgatacaaatatttggtgatttaaaaatccgatattccatatatcggccgatacatataaaaataaataaatccagaaacgcgtaaaaaaacaaacagatttccctaacattagttatttgtagttatttatgagtcctcactaaaataatatgataatgcagtttaaaaaaattgcagtttgttttcttgtcacaacagaacagaggaacatcagaaagatattaaagttctgataaataacatgtataaaaatacaaacttaagctATAAAACTTAGGGTTAAACaccagtgttgccaacagggatgttgtagagcgccctctggtggacaaactatgcaacgccaacactcagaacatggttgaagggtgtttcgtccgttcttattaaattttttaaatattcatttatctgcCATTATAAATaacgataccgatagtttggaaaataaCTAATATCGACCGATAATATATCGGCCTGCcgatatcggtcgggctctactgCATGTTCATCCACCTTTTGTTGTGTATGCTGCAGGGTAAGTGTCCAGAGGAAGGATGGAGTGAGAGCACCATAGAGCTCTTCCTGAATGAGCTGGCTGTGATGGACAGCAATAACTTCCTCGGCAACTGTGGtgtaggagagagagaaggccgGGTGGCATCCAGCCTTGTGGCAAGACGACATTACAGGTTCAAGTTTGACATGTGTGATGATAGCATGTTGGTGTAACAGTCTTAAAAACATGAATGTATGGAGGGCCCTATGACTGCACTGGTGAAGCTGTCCTGTCTATGTATCTCTTTGTCTTATCTTTGTATTTTGTCATTATCATAAGAGTTGTGATATGAAATGATATTGTGTATGTTTTTAGTAGGACttctccctcttagtcgattagtcgactaatcggtcgttttggtcatagtcaacttagatttctttagtcgattagtcatgttttatgctttttttcatgctgaatgacttatttccaagaaacatacaagcacatctctggtaaacacaagaattaaagtggtgcttttgcatgactctttgcagagaaactcagatttacagatccgtcgattaaatcaactaatcgattagtcgttACAATTGAaggagtgttagtcgactaagaatttcttcaatcgagcacagccctagtttttAGTTTCTTTATTATAATTTACTATTCAGTAtagtttacagtgtattgtaaTGTACTCATTAATTATTGCGTTGCCCCATTATAAAGAGAGTTGTAAGGACCTCAGAAAGAATAGCTCCTGCAATGCAGCAGCTAATGAGGATCCTAAATAAACAAGCAAAAGTAAAAATTGCCAATACCAATGGGCTCCACTCAACATATTACTGGAGTATATTCAGAAGTTGGAGTCATACAAATCTTCACTAGTGACTAGTGAAATACTTGATTTGGATGCTTCCATGTTTGGGAAGTTGTTTAACCGTTCCTGTGGTGACATTCAGCTGTTTTATGTAGGTTGATCCATGGCATAGGTCGCTCAGGTGACATCGCTGCTATTCAGCCCAAAGCTGCAGGATCCAGTCTGCTTAACAAGCTGACCAATTCAGTTGTGTTGGACATCCTAAAACTATCAGGTGTGTATATAATAATCATTCAAACtagaggaccacaatggaaataagtttgtaactttcttgtgttatcctcgacagttctgataaatgtacagtgtcactgtgttggcattttgttatgcatttatttctgttactgtctaataaatcaatcaaaaaaaaCTCAGGGGCATTATATATTTTGCCAGATCATTCAATATTTTGCTTGAAGTTGGTAAAATGACGTGCTTTGTTGACTAAAATCTTAAGCGATTGTTCAGCAATTAAGTATTGGacttccataaagttggggGATTCACAAGAGATGGGGAAAAAAGGAATTGTCAAAATTGATGCAGcagagatatcctgacttttagttgCTGGTAAGGGGGAGGCTCCAAAAAATGCAGGATCCTCagttcccacaatgcaactcaacaGCATATTTAATTACACCCTTCTAAAAGCCCACTTTCAAACCTCACACCTCCGGTTTGTAATTTAGGTTAAGGTTGAAGTCTTAAATCCAGCTGTTGTAACTCATCAGGGTTATTTATTCAAACTTTTatgtgtaaaatcagtggaGTGCCTTTTTAATTCAGGTTTTtacttgaagttttttttttatatatatatatatatatatatatataaacatgcaTTGTTACTTCTGGATAACAGGTGTCCGGAGTGTGGCGAGCTGCTTTGTAGTTCCCATGGCCACAGGAATGAGCTTGACACTGTGCTTCCTGACCCTTCGTCATCGAAGACCCAAGGCTCGCTACATCATTTGGCCTCGCATCGACCAGAAGTCCTGTTTTAAAGCCATGATCACAGCAGGTGCCCTCTCACCCTAACATTCTGCTAAAAGACTACATTGGTGGCAGCAAATAgcaattttttgggggggaaatatTTCTAAACTAGTTCCATGTAAAGTGTCTCTGTTGAATTACTAATTACTAGTACAGAGCCCGTTGAAAATGGGCCTGTTTGGAATGGACGATTGcgtggcctgtggtattgctgcttgtagaattcttcaaaaccaaattgtaccccaacattacttacagaaggaccccaaaccacttactCCACTGTAgcctatagcctactactgacttacagtgtaggtcAGTAGTGCCGGTTCAACTCTGAGATGTTGTcacattgcacagcgctgtgaaggaataatctccgagattacgttatgttctgccagctcacagcaatttaatagATATAAATGCATAATAAAtgcaggaaaagagtcaaaggctgtaacaccccccaccccccgctgTTGTAAAGCGTTCTGCATGTGGCGTCTGCATGTGATGTGCAGGTTGCCACTTGTTGTCtgtggttgtgctttgcatgtgtgagattctgaaacgtccttaaattcgggaattattgtttgtttattcaaagtcaaagacagtccaaagtagtgctactttgcacatttttgtgggtctgaggtgtatttcacattttagctgccaaatgcTCCACTGCTTTCTTCGACCttctgtctctggtcctgcaCTGAGCTTAGTCAGTGAGCAGTGTGAGAGGGCGAGTGGCCggcggctagagcggcaaaagccaatgtgtgcttcttttaccgacgATATCTTTTGCAACGACAAcatcaaacttggcactgcacttattcgtgcccgtagcaagacacctgtcaagtttgaaatccatcggactaatgGTTCGAGAGATGTGCgtaatatacacacagacagacagacgttcctgcaatttatagatagatgcgATGACAGAGAAAAATGTGTGCACTTTCTGTTGGCGTTTTCACCCCTATGCTAGTTAGATGGGGGCGTCATCCTcatagaaaaacaaacaatcacACCTGAGGGCTTCTGCTGTCTCTTGCTCATATCTGACTTTTATCAGGCTTTGAGCCAGTGGTGGTGGAGAATGTTCTGGAGGGCGATGAGTTGCGGACAGACTTGGAAGCAGTTGAGTGCAAGATCAAGGAGCTTGGAGCTGAGAACATTCTGTGTGTTCATTCAACAACGTCCTGCTTTGCCCCGCGGGTCCCAGACCGgtaaaatttagtttttttttgtttatcccGTTATGCTTTTCTAGATGTCACTGTAGTTGACTGAAAATACCTGTAAAGATTACATGAATTTAATGATTAATTTTTATTCACTATCTTGTCTTGTAGGCTTGAGGAGCTGGCTGCTTTGtgtgccaaacataacattCCTCACATAGTGAACAATGCATACGGAGTACAGTCGTCCAAATGCATGCACCTTATACAACAGGTTGGTACCACTCATCCCTAATCCATCTCTCATCTGGACAAGTAGAATACGTGTCTTCACTTGTAATTGAACTCGAGCTCACCTCTCACCATATGAACTTTACTCATTAGTGACCGATATGATGGttgcttgattttttttcttcgctTTCTTTCATCAGGGAGCTCGTATTGGAAGAATTGATGCCTTTGTGCAGAGCTTGGACAAGAACTTTATGGTTCCAGTAGGTGGCGCCATTATCGCAGGTTTTGATGAGTCCTTCATACAGGAGATAAGCAAGATGTACCCAGGTGAGTATTAATAATACTATGGCTGAGCTACATAAAGTGACATTATGGAGGTAATTGATAAAATAGTGGATAAGTGGAtgtttatttagtttagttttatttatttttttaacctttccttgttttgattttattggATTTATTTTCTCTACATGACAACTGTTAAATCATGATGAATTTAGGCATATGAACCCagtaatgaaataataattaagTAAATTCATGACAAAGTATTAATGAAACTGCCATagtcttttctattatttgatcttgtttttctttttgaattATATGTTCATTGCTTATGTATTTTTGATAAAACACAGCTGATTTGTTTTTAGTGCCTCTTAGTACAAAAACTTTTTTCCGACAATATTGAGTGTGAGTAGGCCATGATTATTGCTTGGAATTTACCAGCACCAATATGATACATGAGTTCCCGAATcgattttactttactttgaggaatattactttattttttgttttaaaaaactcAACCAACTTAattagtgttttatgttgtctTAGCACAAAGCAGCTGAGGccgtaattttttttaaatcagtcaaCAAATTCAAtggaaagaccaaaaccaacgtGTTAGTCCATCtctcaataaaaataaataaaaaaaggctcaATGATTTCCAAAAGAGGTACTTATCACACAGGTGCAAAGAGTGTATTTCGTTGGGACCTTTTTTATGTAGCCGATTTGGTGCGCTTGTGAGTATTAGGACGGTGTGCgtgggattgactcaaaataGTGTTCGTCCCCTAGAAAATGTCGCACAGTGCAACAGTGTGACTTGATAATgtgattttaaatgtttctgaacaacaatggagctcaGTGGCACAAAGGAATAAGCTATATTCGGCTCTAGCTAATCTGACGATAAGAAAAGTACAGAATATTGCCAGTCTTTCCCTTTTGAAACAAGAACTATTGGATCAAAGAACAAGTAAACTAAACAAAGAATCAGACCTGTTATTCCGTGCCAGCTTTTTGGCATACATGTGATGCTTCACCTTTTACAGACACCGAtggttctgttattgttgttaaaaGGTTAATGTGAGGAGTGGATATTTCTACCTATAATTAGGTTTGTCCACAGCTGACTGTCTAGTTTCTATTGCTGCTTAACAAAGTCACTTGTTGGCCTTCTTTGTCCAGGTCGAGCGTCGGCCTCACCTTCCCTTGACGTCCTCATTACCCTTCTCACTCTGGGAGCCAGCGGCTACAAGAAGctcctgtcagacaggaaggTGAGAGCATGTACACATCACCTGATAATGCTAGAAATAGTTGGTCACGTTCTTCAGGTTGGGTGTGATATCTGCAGGATGCTTCCAGAAGGTATGAAAAGAACAATGAGGACTGGTATAGAAACACTGCGGCAATGTCAGTCTGAATATGTTTCTATGTGTGCTGTGTCAACATCTTTCCCCTGaagactaaaagaaaaaaaaacttatataAGTTGTATTGAATTGCAGTGGATCACATGCTATGactgtgggtgggtgggtgggtgggtgtgtgtatagCTCTTTACCTGAATTCTGAGTGAGAAATGAGACTTGTAGAGGGATGAGTATGCTATAGGAAGATCCAAGTTTCAGAAAACATCCCCTGGTGGTTCCCTGGTTTAAAGCAGACTTGCTCACAATGCAGCATATCCCTCTTCAAATGGTAGGCACTGCAGCATTCTCGCAACTCTGAACTGCTCTACCataaatgtactgtaaatgtaccCAACCATATCTGTTTCTGTTGATGCTCAGACCTCGGGAAGATATAGAAATAAACAACTTCTTTAATCTTTAAAAGCAGGAGCAGGACATTTGTCTGGAAGAATCTTTGATGGATCTAGTTTTCTGACATGCTCTTGATCTAAAATCCTTAAAGAATATATTGCATGATAACACACTGGACTTAAACCTAAAAATGACACTCTTATTGGATGGCATACAATACCCAAATATGAGTAAAATTGACACCGTAGGAGAAATATACATCTAGGAAATGCCTCTGGCCTCTCGCATGACCCGACGCCATCACCCGACGCCATCAAGGCTTATTGATTTCTCTTAGTCCACGTTGTGCATAATTAATGTACAGGGCCAGTTTTCCATAGAGTCTGCAGAACTAAGTGATTTcctgaccccccccccaatccCCACAGGGTCAAAAGCTTTAAATAATTCAGACATTTCATCTGTTGAGATTCATTTACAGCCTCCAAAAATGTCTAGATATTGCAAAGAATCAGCAGATTATGTGTTTTTTAGGTTAGGATGGGGTTTAGTCATTACACACACCCACTTATTGTCTGCAGAGACGTAGCCGTGCACTCTCTCCACCACTTGCACCCCTCCTCTCCTGCGATAATAAAGTCATCCATTGTCTTTGGAGAACAAGGAACACTTGGAGACACTTGACATCATTGCAAGGCTGTTTGTGTTTGACTCATgacagagaaaatgttttccttCTTGATGCTTTCAAATCAGGAAAGTATGAGTCAGCAGAGTACGCagtagacagacacacacacacacacacacacacacacacactgttgcagAGAGCAGATCCTTTAATGTGTGACCGCTTTAGTGGGGAATCTGACACTGGTAGCCAGCAACTAAAACACTGTGATTTGTTGTTGTGCAGCTTCCCCACCTGGTCTGGGCTCATAACATCTGTGTACATTTCCCTTATTCAGTGTTTCACACGCTGACTCTGAACCGCACACACTTTGTCAGGATATTTTAAACATGTTGACGGTAACATCTCAGGATAAAAGCATGTGTTCCTCTTCTCCTGCCTCTCTAATTGATCCCAGAGTTGGATGTGTGATGTGAGTGAAGATCAGGGCCGGAGAGGAAGTGGACACGTTGCTTGTGCTGAAGCCTGGAAGGAAACACACGCAGGCAGGCAGTCAGGGGGATGAGTAAAGGGGGAGGGGAAGGGTTTGGACTTGCCTGCTTGCGGGTAGATTTGCTTGATTAGCAATAAAACcaaggctgctgctgctaaaaTAAGACTGTGGCAGAGTTTGAAAAGAGTGTTGTGCTGCTATTTATAGTTATTTTGTATGGCCTCTGCTCCCTCTCTAGTTCTGTCTCTCCATGTCTCTTCTCTGTGTCTGCATGTCCTGCAGGAAATGTATTTGTTCCTGGCTCAGGAGCTGAAGAGTCTAGCCTCTGCACACAGGGAGAGATTGCTTCACACCCCACATAACCCCATTTCACTGGGTAAGCGCAATGTACCGGCGACAGACCAGCAGCTCTACAGACTGCATATTTTGTGCATGTATTTTGCTTTTTTGGGAGTTTAAAAGCTACATTTCTGACCCTATACTGGTATATTTCTTTAATCCTGGATATTTCATGTAataattgtgtgtatgtgttttgggTGTGGCACCTCTCTCTTCCAGCCATGTCTCTGGATGGTCTCCAGGCCGACAGCGACAAGGCGGTGACTCAGCTGGGCTCCATGTTGTTCACCCGGCAAGTGTCAGGAGCCAGGTATGAAAACTTTACAAGGGCTTGGCCACAATCTGGCCCTGGAAATGGAAACATTGGGAGGGACAgaaaaagtgtgtatgtgttcaaAAAAGGCCTGTCTGTGTTGTCAAAAATGGGATGAGCTGTGCGTTGTTAAACGAAATGGCCAGTGGAAGTCAGCAATCAGCCAGATGGATCTGCTGAATCTAGTGTAGCAGAAACTACTTAAGATGATTAGACTGCCCATCCCATCAGCCGCCTCCTAATTTAACGGGATGTTTCGATTACGACTCACAGAGCCCTGTTGTCTCCAATGGGACAGCAGGCACAAACAGTCCCATGTTCTCGCTCCCACACTTTTTTTCTTAGCAGGAGGGAGGAGGATTTGTCAATCCTTCATTGTTGCCTTCTGCCTCATGGCTGCAAAAATACCAAAATgctttttgttatttgtttttccttttttgcctTCAATGGATTTTGACCAAGCATGGCAGCCTatctaaatattttaaatatcccGAATGAATGATTTATTTGGGTCATTATGTCAtacttgttttgtgttgttcaGATTTTAATGCACTTATGATTCAGTTGCGTTAGAAAAGCCTCAAAGAAAGAGCCTC
It encodes the following:
- the sepsecs gene encoding O-phosphoseryl-tRNA(Sec) selenium transferase isoform X1 translates to MNSENFSLSEKIVSTSYIRQGREARRSHEQLIRHLLEQGKCPEEGWSESTIELFLNELAVMDSNNFLGNCGVGEREGRVASSLVARRHYRLIHGIGRSGDIAAIQPKAAGSSLLNKLTNSVVLDILKLSGVRSVASCFVVPMATGMSLTLCFLTLRHRRPKARYIIWPRIDQKSCFKAMITAGFEPVVVENVLEGDELRTDLEAVECKIKELGAENILCVHSTTSCFAPRVPDRLEELAALCAKHNIPHIVNNAYGVQSSKCMHLIQQGARIGRIDAFVQSLDKNFMVPVGGAIIAGFDESFIQEISKMYPGRASASPSLDVLITLLTLGASGYKKLLSDRKEMYLFLAQELKSLASAHRERLLHTPHNPISLAMSLDGLQADSDKAVTQLGSMLFTRQVSGARVIPLGKEQTISGHTFRGFMSHSEAYPCPYLNAASAVGITREDVTLCIKRLDKCLKTLKKEGNAAKNISAVLPLCQEETTEE
- the sepsecs gene encoding O-phosphoseryl-tRNA(Sec) selenium transferase isoform X2; translation: MNSENFSLSEKIVSTSYIRQGREARRSHEQLIRHLLEQGKCPEEGWSESTIELFLNELAVMDSNNFLGNCGVGEREGRVASSLVARRHYRLIHGIGRSGDIAAIQPKAAGSSLLNKLTNSVVLDILKLSGFEPVVVENVLEGDELRTDLEAVECKIKELGAENILCVHSTTSCFAPRVPDRLEELAALCAKHNIPHIVNNAYGVQSSKCMHLIQQGARIGRIDAFVQSLDKNFMVPVGGAIIAGFDESFIQEISKMYPGRASASPSLDVLITLLTLGASGYKKLLSDRKEMYLFLAQELKSLASAHRERLLHTPHNPISLAMSLDGLQADSDKAVTQLGSMLFTRQVSGARVIPLGKEQTISGHTFRGFMSHSEAYPCPYLNAASAVGITREDVTLCIKRLDKCLKTLKKEGNAAKNISAVLPLCQEETTEE